The proteins below are encoded in one region of Phaseolus vulgaris cultivar G19833 chromosome 1, P. vulgaris v2.0, whole genome shotgun sequence:
- the LOC137813808 gene encoding cyclic dof factor 1-like, with protein sequence MSETKKDPGIRLFGRKIPVPECQIPANSGPTDACSSIKKAELEMPSECGENSEKQEKFCDSRDSKQEFQHKVKENEPIVNPKPVEDNTENGDSDQDKVLKKPDKILQCPRCNSLDTKFCYFNNYNVNQPRHFCKNCQRYWTAGGTMRNVPIGAGRRKNKHLASQYRHIMVSNGIPTSRLQTEDTSGFQHVTSLESSVPFRSSADNNSTVLKFGPDTPLCESMDSMLNLRDERRCVDASSINRVEYAGEPSLCGSSVTNNGTQGNELSEHKTSNWLQCYPVPPWVLPYPGWNNVNSMEVVHQSSAPMCSPYNTGPAAMQWCPTAMVAIPGMCPPSIPLQLVPPSCWSGTPLWNAGTGAVSIGSNACLSPSSSTSNSCCSGNGSPTLGKHARDTVFADEEKSEKCVLVPKTIRIDASKSPIRAALTIQHDQQKSLSNGDILKKIEPKEGKDRILGASQILEANPAAISRAHAFQESI encoded by the exons ATGTCTGAGACAAAGAAGGATCCGGGTATCAGGCTATTTGGCCGGAAGATTCCGGTGCCGGAATGTCAGATTCCGGCCAACTCTGGACCCACG GATGCTTGCAGCAGCATAAAAAAGGCAGAACTGGAAATGCCTAGTGAATGTGGAGAAAACTctgaaaaacaagaaaagtttTGTGATTCAAGGGATAGTAAACAAGAGTTCCAACATAAAGTGAAGGAAAATGAGCCAATAGTAAACCCCAAACCAGTGGAAGATAATACGGAGAATGGTGATTCAGACCAAGATAAAGTCTTGAAGAAACCAGACAAGATTCTTCAGTGTCCACGATGTAACAGTTTGGACACCAAGTTTTGTTATTTTAACAACTACAACGTTAACCAACCCCGGCATTTCTGCAAGAACTGTCAAAGGTATTGGACTGCTGGTGGAACAATGAGAAATGTTCCCATAGGAGCTGGGAGACGGAAGAATAAACACCTAGCGTCTCAGTACCGACACATTATGGTCTCTAATGGAATTCCTACCTCCAGACTACAAACTGAGGACACATCTGGTTTCCAACATGTCACAAGTCTTGAATCCTCAGTTCCTTTCAGGTCTTCAGCAGATAACAACAGCACTGTTTTGAAATTTGGGCCAGATACCCCTCTTTGTGAATCAATGGATTCAATGCTTAATCTTAGAGACGAGAGAAGATGTGTTGATGCAAGTTCTATAAACCGTGTAGAGTATGCTGGGGAACCATCTTTATGTGGATCTTCTGTGACGAATAATGGTACTCAAGGAAATGAATTATCAGAACATAAGACATCAAATTGGTTACAATGTTACCCTGTTCCTCCATGGGTATTGCCTTATCCAGGTTGGAATAATGTGAATTCCATGGAAGTAGTTCATCAGTCTTCAGCACCAATGTGTAGTCCATACAACACTGGTCCTGCTGCAATGCAATGGTGTCCCACAGCAATGGTGGCAATTCCTGGCATGTGCCCACCAAGCATTCCTTTGCAACTTGTACCACCATCATGCTGGAGTGGAACACCACTTTGGAATGCTGGAACTGGGGCAGTGTCCATAGGATCCAATGCTTGCCTTTCGCCATCTTCCTCCACGAGTAACAGTTGCTGCTCGGGCAATGGCTCCCCAACCCTTGGCAAACACGCTAGAGATACGGTTTTTGCTGATGAAGAGAAATCAGAGAAGTGTGTTTTGGTTCCAAAGACCATCAGAATTGATGCCTCAAAAAGTCCTATAAGGGCTGCATTAACCATCCAGCATGATCAACAGAAATCTCTATCAAATGGTgatattttgaagaaaattgaaccaaaagaagGCAAAGATCGCATATTGGGTGCCTCTCAAATCTTGGAAGCCAATCCAGCAGCTATTTCTCGTGCTCATGCATTTCAGGAGAGCATTTAG